One Polynucleobacter sp. MG-5-Ahmo-C2 genomic window carries:
- the leuD gene encoding 3-isopropylmalate dehydratase small subunit → MDKFTVYKGLVAPLNRENVDTDAIIPKQFLKSIKKTGFGQNLFDEWRYLDHGEPGQDCSARPVNPDFILNQARYKDAGILLARKNFGCGSSREHAPWALDQFGFRAVIAPSFADIFYNNCFKNGLLPIVLTEIQVDHLFNETLAFSGYQLTIDLEAQQVITPDSTVYSFEVAPFRKYCLLNGLDDIGLTLRHADKIKGYEAERILKMPWLATQLP, encoded by the coding sequence ATGGATAAATTTACGGTATACAAAGGTTTGGTTGCTCCGCTTAATCGCGAGAACGTGGATACCGACGCTATTATTCCGAAACAGTTTCTCAAATCCATCAAGAAGACTGGTTTCGGTCAAAACTTATTTGATGAGTGGCGTTATTTAGATCATGGTGAGCCAGGGCAGGATTGCAGTGCTCGCCCAGTTAATCCTGATTTCATTCTGAATCAGGCTCGGTACAAGGATGCCGGGATTCTTTTGGCGCGCAAAAACTTTGGTTGTGGCAGCTCCCGTGAACACGCCCCTTGGGCGCTTGATCAATTCGGTTTTAGGGCAGTCATCGCCCCTAGTTTTGCCGATATTTTTTACAATAATTGCTTCAAAAACGGTCTTCTACCCATCGTTTTGACAGAAATTCAGGTTGATCACCTGTTTAACGAAACTCTCGCATTTAGTGGCTATCAGCTCACTATTGATCTCGAAGCTCAACAGGTGATTACCCCTGATAGCACTGTATATAGCTTCGAAGTAGCCCCATTCAGAAAGTATTGCCTTCTCAATGGTCTGGACGATATCGGCTTAACTCTGCGACATGCAGATAAAATCAAGGGTTATGAAGCCGAGCGCATTCTCAAAATGCCTTGGCTTGCGACACAATTGCCGTAA
- the leuB gene encoding 3-isopropylmalate dehydrogenase, with the protein MKIAVLPGDGIGPEIVAQAVRVLNALGPKFDLEEAPVGGAAYDVAGHPLPPATLDLAKNADAILFGAVGDWKYDTLARELRPEQAILGLRKHLELFANFRPAICYPELTAASSLKPEIIGGLDILIVRELNGDIYFGQPRGIRSSELPLFKGAREGFDTMHYSEPEVERIGRVAFEAARKRGKKVCSVDKANVLETSQLWREVMIRISKEYPDVELSHMYVDNAAMQLVKAPKAFDVVVTGNLFGDILSDEAAMLTGSIGMLPSASLDKNNKGLYEPSHGSAPDIAGKGIANPLATILSAAMMLRYSLGMPAEADRIEKAVQTVLAQGLRTADIYTAGTQKVSTVQMGDAVVAALS; encoded by the coding sequence ATGAAAATTGCAGTTCTACCGGGCGATGGTATCGGCCCGGAAATCGTTGCTCAAGCCGTTCGAGTTTTAAATGCACTCGGCCCAAAGTTTGATCTTGAAGAAGCCCCTGTTGGTGGCGCCGCTTATGATGTCGCCGGACACCCTTTGCCGCCAGCAACTCTTGATTTGGCAAAGAATGCTGATGCGATTTTATTTGGTGCAGTGGGTGATTGGAAATACGATACCCTTGCGCGTGAATTGCGTCCAGAGCAGGCTATTTTAGGATTGCGCAAACACTTAGAACTGTTTGCTAACTTCAGACCAGCAATTTGCTACCCAGAGTTAACTGCAGCGTCTAGTTTGAAGCCAGAGATTATTGGTGGCTTAGATATTTTGATTGTGCGTGAATTGAATGGCGACATCTATTTTGGTCAACCGCGTGGTATTCGTAGTTCAGAGTTGCCTTTGTTTAAAGGTGCGCGCGAAGGTTTCGACACCATGCACTACAGTGAGCCTGAAGTAGAGCGTATTGGTCGCGTTGCTTTTGAAGCGGCGCGCAAACGTGGCAAGAAAGTATGTAGCGTTGATAAAGCAAACGTTTTAGAAACTTCACAACTGTGGCGCGAGGTGATGATTCGTATTTCTAAAGAATATCCTGATGTTGAGTTATCCCATATGTATGTGGATAACGCTGCAATGCAGTTGGTAAAAGCGCCCAAGGCATTTGATGTGGTGGTAACTGGTAATCTGTTCGGAGATATTCTTTCTGATGAGGCAGCGATGCTTACAGGCTCCATTGGTATGTTGCCTTCCGCATCATTAGACAAGAACAATAAGGGTTTGTATGAGCCCAGCCACGGTTCTGCACCTGACATTGCCGGCAAAGGTATTGCGAATCCCTTGGCAACGATTCTTTCTGCGGCAATGATGCTGCGCTATTCCTTGGGAATGCCAGCTGAAGCGGATCGGATTGAAAAAGCTGTGCAAACAGTATTGGCACAAGGCTTGCGTACAGCTGATATTTATACCGCGGGCACTCAAAAAGTATCTACTGTACAAATGGGCGATGCAGTAGTCGCCGCACTCTCATAA
- the asd gene encoding aspartate-semialdehyde dehydrogenase — protein MVNTKTPIVGLVGWRGMVGSVLMERMLAEKDFDLIEPIFFSTSQAGGEVPLLNGQKVTKSESTLRDANDIQALSRCDIILTCQGGDYTNEIFPKLRAAGWAGHWIDAASALRMKDDAVLVLDPVNRSVIDQALAAGGRNWIGSNCTVSLMMMAMGGLVKADMVEWISAMTYQAASGAGAQNMRELLLQMGALRDSVATELADPSSWILDIDRKVTETLRSADFPKKNFRNTALAGSLIPWIDVPVENGQTKEEWKGGAEFNKILGRPAFRTPGSIPIDGLCVRVGAMRCHSQGLTVKLKKDIPLKEIESILANDSQWAKVVPNERELTERDLSPAAVSGTLTVPIGRLHKLAMGPEYLGAFTVGDQLLWGAAEPLRRMLRILLER, from the coding sequence ATGGTAAATACAAAAACTCCTATAGTAGGCTTAGTTGGCTGGCGTGGTATGGTCGGTAGCGTCCTGATGGAGCGCATGCTTGCCGAAAAAGATTTCGACCTAATCGAGCCTATCTTCTTTAGTACTAGCCAAGCAGGAGGCGAAGTGCCATTGCTCAATGGTCAAAAAGTAACAAAGAGCGAAAGTACTTTGCGAGATGCCAATGACATCCAAGCATTGTCACGTTGCGACATCATTTTGACTTGCCAAGGTGGTGACTACACCAACGAAATATTTCCAAAACTGCGAGCTGCAGGCTGGGCTGGTCATTGGATTGATGCTGCTAGTGCATTGCGCATGAAGGATGATGCTGTCTTGGTATTGGATCCAGTCAACCGTTCCGTAATTGATCAGGCATTGGCTGCTGGAGGTAGAAACTGGATTGGTAGTAACTGCACCGTGAGCTTGATGATGATGGCTATGGGTGGTTTGGTAAAGGCTGACATGGTTGAGTGGATCAGCGCCATGACTTACCAAGCGGCATCTGGTGCTGGCGCACAAAACATGCGTGAGTTGCTTTTGCAAATGGGTGCTTTGCGCGACAGTGTTGCTACTGAATTAGCAGACCCTTCCTCATGGATTTTGGATATTGATCGTAAGGTAACGGAAACATTACGTTCAGCAGATTTTCCGAAAAAGAATTTCCGCAACACTGCCTTGGCTGGTAGTTTGATTCCATGGATTGATGTGCCAGTTGAAAATGGTCAAACGAAAGAAGAGTGGAAGGGTGGCGCTGAGTTCAACAAAATCTTGGGTCGTCCAGCATTCCGCACTCCTGGCAGTATTCCAATCGATGGATTGTGCGTACGTGTTGGCGCAATGCGTTGCCATTCACAAGGTTTGACTGTGAAGTTAAAGAAGGATATTCCACTTAAGGAAATCGAATCTATCTTGGCAAATGATAGCCAATGGGCCAAAGTAGTGCCAAACGAACGTGAATTGACAGAACGGGACTTATCGCCGGCAGCAGTGAGTGGCACTTTGACTGTGCCTATCGGCAGATTGCACAAATTGGCGATGGGTCCGGAGTATCTTGGTGCATTTACTGTGGGTGATCAGCTATTATGGGGTGCTGCTGAGCCCTTGCGCCGTATGCTCAGAATCCTACTCGAGAGGTAA
- a CDS encoding FimV/HubP family polar landmark protein, with protein MLRLDQSSLLKVICFTLLSWSCTASAIYLGVPKLQSVPGEPLRVEIPIRSGPDEKAFLSSLTVELPSKAAYEKLGISQKILDLNPQVMVYRNRQEQLMVLVESVNPVPVSNDPFLDILVKLNWSSGSLTKTYTFLLGDTQKVIVKPGQSLSEIATIMAPRLEGASLDQTMLALYKANPEAFASGSINRLNSGAELNKPSQALLRSISPVEAHQFVADANEQWRADQGTKGDKGPDGSSKGIKTKAGENAAKDRLKIGSSAEGSAEERRYTEELVAQEKELEQAKARVAELQKNIADLQRLLEKSKDKKSVADNFGLGGFGPAVLAMGLIAFTGLLLWVLARNARGSESSAFAKAEPDSQKTAAAPNFEMPERAKALFSGIDLDLSTPAQEPSAEVASESNPLADTLRVKLNLARAYITIEDYSAAKKSLEEIIRVSNSVDPTITIEAQGLLSELSHRQA; from the coding sequence ATGCTTCGTCTTGATCAATCTAGTTTGCTTAAAGTAATTTGCTTTACTTTGCTCAGTTGGTCTTGCACGGCCAGTGCGATTTATTTAGGCGTCCCTAAATTACAGTCTGTCCCTGGTGAACCTTTGCGTGTTGAAATTCCCATTCGTAGTGGACCAGATGAAAAAGCTTTTTTATCAAGTCTCACTGTTGAGCTTCCGAGTAAGGCTGCTTATGAAAAATTGGGAATTTCTCAAAAAATTCTAGATCTCAATCCGCAGGTGATGGTTTATCGAAACCGCCAAGAACAGTTAATGGTGCTAGTTGAGTCAGTTAACCCTGTACCAGTTAGCAATGATCCATTCTTGGATATATTAGTGAAGCTGAATTGGTCTAGCGGAAGTCTTACTAAAACGTATACCTTTTTACTAGGCGATACGCAGAAGGTGATAGTAAAGCCCGGTCAAAGTCTATCCGAGATTGCGACCATTATGGCGCCTCGCTTGGAAGGCGCTAGCCTAGATCAGACTATGCTGGCCTTATACAAAGCGAATCCTGAAGCATTTGCCAGCGGCAGCATTAATAGATTAAATTCTGGAGCTGAGCTTAATAAACCAAGCCAAGCACTTCTGCGCTCTATTAGTCCAGTTGAGGCACATCAGTTTGTTGCTGATGCGAATGAACAGTGGCGCGCGGATCAGGGTACAAAAGGCGATAAAGGTCCTGATGGCTCTAGTAAGGGCATCAAAACTAAGGCGGGGGAGAATGCTGCAAAAGACCGTTTGAAGATTGGCTCCAGCGCTGAAGGTAGCGCTGAAGAGCGTCGCTATACGGAAGAACTGGTTGCCCAAGAAAAAGAATTAGAGCAAGCCAAAGCGCGTGTTGCAGAACTGCAAAAGAATATTGCTGACTTACAGCGACTCTTGGAAAAATCCAAAGATAAAAAATCTGTTGCTGATAATTTTGGTTTGGGTGGCTTTGGGCCAGCTGTTTTGGCAATGGGTTTAATTGCATTCACAGGACTTCTGCTGTGGGTCTTGGCGCGCAATGCGCGTGGCTCAGAATCTTCTGCATTTGCTAAGGCCGAGCCAGACTCGCAAAAGACGGCCGCCGCCCCCAATTTTGAAATGCCTGAACGGGCTAAAGCACTATTTTCTGGAATTGATCTTGATCTTTCCACTCCAGCGCAAGAGCCATCTGCTGAAGTTGCGTCTGAGAGCAATCCTCTGGCGGATACCTTGCGCGTAAAACTGAACTTGGCTCGCGCTTACATCACTATTGAAGATTACTCGGCAGCAAAGAAATCTTTAGAAGAAATTATTCGCGTTAGTAACTCAGTAGATCCAACCATTACGATTGAAGCGCAAGGCTTACTATCAGAGCTTTCCCATCGTCAGGCTTAG
- the truA gene encoding tRNA pseudouridine(38-40) synthase TruA translates to MRIALGLQYDGSPYAGWQVQHNHNTVQAELEKAITAFIGEEAKSFPVHTITAGRTDAGVHALGQVVHFETQVEREDFSWVRGVNSFLPPSIVINWAKTVSTEFSARFSAFERTYIYAIHAGPCPSPMVNARAGYVLLPPNQWFDVDAMKESAQCLIGEHDFTSFRSSECQSKTPVKTIYAIDIISDEPWLYFRIRGNAFLHHMVRNLVGSFLQIGRGKHQPEWMAEVLAAKDRHLAAPTFMPDGLYLAKIAYPEEFAIPAPWLKNSWLPAQIIQS, encoded by the coding sequence ATGCGTATAGCGCTCGGCCTCCAATACGACGGTAGTCCGTATGCTGGATGGCAAGTTCAACACAATCACAATACTGTTCAAGCAGAATTAGAAAAAGCAATTACGGCTTTTATTGGTGAAGAGGCTAAAAGTTTTCCGGTGCACACCATTACTGCTGGCAGAACAGATGCTGGCGTCCATGCGCTTGGACAGGTAGTTCATTTTGAGACACAGGTTGAGCGGGAAGATTTCTCATGGGTGAGGGGGGTAAATTCATTCCTGCCACCATCGATTGTTATCAATTGGGCCAAAACAGTCTCGACAGAATTTAGTGCGCGATTTTCGGCATTCGAGCGCACCTATATTTATGCAATACATGCAGGACCTTGTCCTTCGCCGATGGTGAATGCGCGCGCGGGTTATGTGCTATTGCCACCCAATCAATGGTTTGATGTCGATGCCATGAAAGAGTCTGCCCAATGCCTTATTGGAGAGCACGACTTCACCTCATTTAGATCTTCCGAATGTCAAAGCAAGACGCCGGTAAAAACAATATATGCGATTGACATCATTTCTGATGAGCCTTGGTTGTATTTCCGCATTCGAGGCAATGCATTTTTGCATCACATGGTGCGCAATCTTGTTGGTAGCTTTTTGCAAATTGGTCGCGGTAAACATCAGCCAGAATGGATGGCTGAGGTGTTGGCCGCTAAAGATCGCCATTTGGCTGCCCCCACTTTTATGCCGGATGGTCTATATTTGGCCAAAATTGCTTATCCGGAGGAATTTGCCATACCAGCGCCTTGGCTAAAAAACTCCTGGTTGCCTGCTCAGATCATTCAGTCTTAG
- a CDS encoding phosphoribosylanthranilate isomerase: MGLLTYSPGRTRVKICGLKTAADTDAAVLAGVDAVGFVFYPPSVRAVSPNMAAQLISRLPAGVDAVGLLVNASDDEFAAIRAAAPITLWQFHGDETPQRCAQLAQGEPWMKAARVGPQFAFDDFSLQYRDANAFLLDALVEGYGGGGVPFDWQGIPQTWVSENAPRVVLSGGLNTHNVGEAIARLHPCAVDVSSGVESSRGIKDPALMAEFVKAVRAADEKSSSQ; the protein is encoded by the coding sequence ATGGGCTTATTGACATATTCTCCGGGGCGAACCCGGGTCAAAATCTGCGGTTTAAAGACGGCGGCAGATACTGATGCGGCCGTTCTGGCTGGTGTTGATGCCGTTGGCTTTGTCTTTTATCCCCCCAGTGTTCGAGCTGTAAGCCCCAATATGGCTGCCCAGCTCATTTCTAGACTTCCGGCGGGGGTAGACGCCGTTGGACTGCTGGTGAATGCGAGCGATGATGAGTTTGCTGCTATTCGTGCGGCTGCCCCAATCACTTTGTGGCAGTTTCATGGGGATGAGACCCCTCAGAGATGTGCTCAATTGGCTCAAGGTGAGCCCTGGATGAAGGCTGCGCGTGTAGGCCCTCAGTTCGCCTTCGATGATTTTTCCCTACAATATAGGGATGCAAACGCTTTTCTACTAGATGCTCTCGTCGAGGGCTATGGTGGCGGAGGCGTTCCTTTTGATTGGCAAGGAATTCCACAGACATGGGTAAGCGAAAACGCGCCTCGGGTCGTTTTGAGTGGTGGATTGAACACGCACAACGTGGGCGAGGCGATTGCTCGTCTACATCCTTGCGCGGTTGACGTCTCTAGTGGCGTAGAAAGCAGCAGGGGTATTAAAGATCCTGCGCTCATGGCTGAATTTGTAAAAGCAGTGCGCGCAGCAGATGAGAAATCATCATCCCAATAA
- the trpB gene encoding tryptophan synthase subunit beta gives MYDKPDARGHFGPYGGVFVSETLMFALDELKEAYAKYQHDPEFIEEFHYELKHFVGRPSPVYHAKRWSEMVGGAQIYLKREDLNHTGAHKINNVIGQAMLAKRMGKPRIIAETGAGQHGVATATICARFGLDCTVYQGSVDVARQAQNVFRMKLLGAKVVPVESGTKTLKDALNEAMRDWVTNVENTFYIIGTVAGPHPYPMMVRDFQSVIGEECKVQMPEMTGRQPDFVLACVGGGSNAMGIFYPYIDYPEVKLVGVEAAGHGLGSGLHSAALCVGKPGVLHGNRTYLLQDENGQISETHSVSAGMDYPGVGPEHAWLKDSGRADYVAITDEEALKAFHDCCQIEGIIPALESAHAIAYACKLAKTLPKDKTILVNLSGRGDKDMHTVAQATGSEG, from the coding sequence ATGTACGACAAGCCAGATGCACGAGGACACTTCGGTCCTTACGGCGGCGTGTTTGTTTCTGAGACGTTGATGTTTGCATTAGATGAGCTCAAAGAAGCTTATGCTAAATACCAACACGATCCAGAATTCATTGAAGAGTTTCATTACGAGCTCAAACACTTCGTCGGAAGACCGTCGCCGGTATACCACGCCAAGCGCTGGAGCGAAATGGTCGGCGGTGCACAGATCTATCTTAAGCGTGAAGATCTTAATCACACTGGGGCACACAAGATAAATAACGTGATTGGCCAAGCGATGCTGGCTAAGCGCATGGGCAAGCCTCGCATCATCGCTGAGACCGGCGCTGGGCAGCACGGTGTTGCTACAGCGACTATTTGCGCGCGCTTTGGTTTGGATTGCACGGTTTATCAGGGTTCTGTAGACGTTGCACGTCAGGCACAAAACGTCTTCCGTATGAAATTACTCGGTGCCAAAGTAGTTCCCGTGGAATCGGGTACCAAAACATTAAAAGATGCACTCAATGAAGCAATGCGCGATTGGGTGACCAATGTGGAAAATACTTTCTACATCATTGGCACTGTCGCAGGGCCGCATCCTTACCCAATGATGGTGCGCGATTTCCAAAGCGTCATTGGTGAAGAGTGCAAAGTGCAAATGCCGGAGATGACTGGTCGACAACCAGACTTCGTATTAGCTTGTGTTGGGGGTGGCTCTAATGCAATGGGCATTTTCTATCCCTATATTGACTACCCAGAAGTAAAGCTAGTTGGCGTTGAGGCTGCAGGCCATGGATTGGGTAGTGGTCTGCATTCAGCAGCACTTTGTGTTGGTAAGCCCGGTGTTTTGCATGGCAACCGCACTTACTTGTTACAAGATGAGAATGGTCAGATCTCTGAAACCCATTCGGTGTCAGCGGGTATGGACTACCCCGGCGTTGGTCCTGAGCATGCTTGGTTGAAGGACTCTGGCCGTGCTGACTACGTAGCTATTACCGATGAGGAAGCGCTTAAGGCATTTCATGACTGTTGTCAGATTGAGGGCATCATTCCTGCATTGGAGTCGGCCCATGCAATTGCTTATGCCTGCAAGCTCGCCAAGACTTTGCCAAAAGATAAAACCATCTTGGTAAATCTTTCGGGACGTGGCGACAAGGATATGCACACCGTTGCACAAGCTACTGGTTCTGAAGGTTAA
- the trpA gene encoding tryptophan synthase subunit alpha yields MSKITALFKELKASGKKGLIPFITAGDPDPKQTVELMHALVRGGSSVIELGVPFSDPMADGPVIQRSSERALTHGVTLHSCLEMVKEFRQKDVTTSVVLMGYANPVEQMGAERFATEAKAAGVDGVLVVDYPPEECVDFAARMRVAGIDPIFLLAPTSSHERIKEAAKIASGYIYYVSMRGVTGASHLNTQDVASIIPKIREETDIPIAVGFGISDAASAKAVSASADAVVIGSRIIRLLEDAPPGQAVQSLETFIREIRDALDS; encoded by the coding sequence ATGTCAAAAATTACAGCGCTCTTTAAAGAGTTAAAAGCAAGTGGCAAAAAAGGATTAATTCCTTTTATTACTGCAGGCGATCCCGATCCAAAGCAAACGGTTGAGCTAATGCATGCGCTAGTACGTGGTGGCTCGAGTGTCATTGAGTTAGGCGTACCTTTCTCAGACCCTATGGCTGATGGCCCAGTGATTCAGAGATCATCGGAGCGTGCTTTAACACATGGTGTGACTTTGCATTCTTGCTTGGAGATGGTGAAAGAGTTTCGTCAAAAAGATGTCACTACTTCCGTAGTCTTAATGGGTTATGCAAACCCTGTCGAGCAAATGGGGGCAGAGCGTTTCGCAACCGAAGCAAAAGCGGCCGGTGTAGATGGGGTCTTGGTTGTGGATTACCCACCAGAAGAGTGTGTAGATTTTGCTGCACGTATGCGTGTTGCAGGTATTGACCCGATTTTCTTATTGGCACCAACCTCATCTCATGAGCGTATTAAAGAGGCTGCCAAAATTGCCTCTGGTTATATCTATTATGTTTCGATGCGTGGGGTCACAGGCGCTTCCCACCTCAACACTCAAGATGTGGCCAGCATCATCCCTAAGATTCGCGAGGAGACCGATATTCCAATTGCCGTAGGCTTTGGGATTAGCGATGCGGCAAGTGCCAAGGCGGTATCCGCTAGTGCTGATGCAGTGGTCATCGGCAGTCGAATTATTCGTCTGTTAGAGGATGCGCCACCTGGTCAAGCGGTACAATCATTGGAAACCTTCATTCGTGAGATTCGCGACGCATTGGATAGTTAA
- the accD gene encoding acetyl-CoA carboxylase, carboxyltransferase subunit beta gives MSWIDKLLPPQIQHTDPANRKSVPEGLWVKCPSCETVLYSTDIEANLSVCPKCSHHMRIGARQRLDSLLDSSGRYEIGADIYPTDPLKFKDSKKYPDRIKEANDASGETEALIVMGGKIESIPVVAACFEFQYMGGSMGSVVGERFARGVQEAIDKKCAFICVTATGGARMQESLLSLFQMAKTNSMLTLLSKKGLPYISVLTDPTMGGISASFAFMGDVVMAEPKALIGFAGPRVIEQTVREKLPEGFQRSEFLMQKGGIDMIVDRRQMRGEIARLLALLQKLPEPAIAGSAVV, from the coding sequence ATGAGCTGGATAGATAAATTACTCCCACCCCAAATCCAACATACTGATCCTGCAAATCGTAAGTCAGTACCAGAAGGGTTGTGGGTGAAGTGCCCAAGTTGCGAAACGGTTCTCTATAGCACTGATATCGAAGCTAACCTTTCAGTTTGCCCAAAATGTAGTCATCACATGCGAATTGGCGCGCGACAGCGTTTAGATAGCCTTCTCGATTCAAGTGGCCGATACGAAATCGGAGCAGATATTTATCCAACCGATCCGCTCAAATTTAAAGATTCTAAAAAATATCCAGATCGTATTAAAGAAGCCAATGATGCTTCTGGCGAAACAGAAGCTCTGATTGTGATGGGCGGCAAGATTGAGAGTATTCCAGTTGTGGCAGCTTGTTTTGAGTTTCAATATATGGGTGGCTCAATGGGATCTGTCGTGGGTGAGCGTTTTGCCCGCGGTGTGCAAGAAGCGATTGACAAGAAATGCGCTTTCATCTGTGTTACTGCTACTGGTGGTGCGCGTATGCAAGAGAGCTTGTTATCTCTATTTCAGATGGCAAAGACTAACTCGATGTTGACTCTGCTGTCTAAAAAAGGTTTGCCATATATCAGTGTATTGACTGACCCTACGATGGGCGGTATTTCTGCAAGCTTTGCCTTTATGGGTGATGTGGTGATGGCTGAACCAAAAGCCTTGATTGGTTTTGCTGGTCCACGTGTCATTGAGCAAACTGTTCGTGAAAAATTACCAGAAGGTTTTCAGCGCTCCGAGTTCTTGATGCAAAAGGGCGGCATTGACATGATTGTTGATCGTCGCCAGATGCGTGGCGAGATTGCACGCTTATTGGCGCTCTTACAAAAACTACCAGAGCCTGCGATTGCGGGTAGCGCAGTCGTTTAA
- the folC gene encoding bifunctional tetrahydrofolate synthase/dihydrofolate synthase translates to MSTAHQTPILFSSLEAWLSHLETAHPVGIDMGLERINRVKAALDLHFDCPVITVAGTNGKGSTCAYLESILLASGYRVACHTSPHLLKFNERARVNGQEVTDNLLLEHFAAVENARVSLVDAPTLTYFEFTTLAIMHLFSKSNMDAVVLEVGMGGRLDAVNIVDADCAIVTSIDIDHADFLGATREAIGFEKAGIFRPGHIAVCGDPVPPQSLIDYAEKLGCDLWLQGRDYNFQGDKQQWGWAGRKKRFSGLGYPALRGANQILNASAVIAALMALHQRLPVSAQDIRNGFALVELPGRFQVLPGQPTIVLDVAHNPHAAATLAQGLDKMGYHPYTYAIFGAMADKDIEGVMKPLLSIVDFWFCTDLPTPRAASAKSLSQRLEALGVKPQNGADGGIETFENPAAAYQKALSKAGEGDRIVTFGSFYTVAGVMIYRNNQAH, encoded by the coding sequence TTGAGTACAGCCCACCAAACCCCAATTCTTTTTTCTAGTCTAGAGGCTTGGCTTAGTCACCTCGAAACAGCGCACCCAGTCGGTATCGACATGGGTCTGGAACGTATCAATCGAGTCAAGGCGGCCTTAGATCTTCATTTTGATTGCCCTGTAATTACAGTTGCTGGCACTAACGGCAAAGGCTCTACTTGCGCTTATCTTGAAAGTATTTTGCTAGCCTCCGGATATCGCGTTGCTTGCCACACTTCACCTCACCTTCTCAAATTCAATGAGCGCGCCCGTGTCAATGGACAAGAGGTTACCGACAATCTTTTATTAGAACATTTTGCTGCTGTTGAAAATGCACGCGTGAGTTTGGTAGATGCACCAACGCTAACGTATTTTGAGTTCACTACTTTGGCTATCATGCATCTGTTTTCTAAATCCAATATGGATGCCGTGGTGTTAGAAGTAGGCATGGGTGGTCGTTTAGACGCAGTCAATATTGTGGATGCCGATTGCGCGATCGTTACTAGCATTGATATTGATCATGCAGATTTCTTGGGAGCTACTCGCGAGGCTATTGGTTTCGAGAAGGCGGGCATCTTTCGTCCTGGACATATCGCCGTGTGCGGCGACCCAGTACCGCCGCAATCTTTAATTGACTATGCAGAAAAGCTTGGCTGTGATCTTTGGTTGCAAGGACGTGATTACAACTTTCAGGGGGATAAGCAGCAGTGGGGATGGGCAGGTCGTAAGAAGCGCTTTAGTGGTCTTGGATACCCAGCGTTACGGGGCGCTAACCAAATTCTGAATGCCTCCGCTGTCATTGCCGCCTTAATGGCCTTGCACCAACGTCTGCCAGTCAGCGCCCAGGATATTCGTAATGGTTTTGCTTTGGTTGAACTGCCGGGCCGTTTTCAGGTTTTGCCAGGGCAGCCAACCATAGTTTTGGACGTGGCCCACAACCCCCATGCCGCAGCTACTTTGGCTCAAGGCTTAGACAAAATGGGTTACCACCCTTATACCTATGCCATTTTTGGGGCTATGGCCGATAAGGATATTGAGGGGGTAATGAAGCCCTTGTTGAGTATTGTGGATTTCTGGTTTTGTACGGATTTGCCAACCCCTAGGGCGGCCAGCGCAAAGTCCTTGAGCCAGAGACTTGAGGCCTTGGGCGTAAAGCCTCAAAACGGAGCGGATGGCGGTATTGAAACCTTTGAAAATCCTGCTGCAGCGTATCAAAAAGCGCTCTCAAAAGCGGGTGAGGGTGATAGAATTGTGACCTTCGGATCCTTCTATACCGTTGCAGGCGTAATGATTTACCGAAACAACCAGGCCCATTGA